The proteins below come from a single Papaver somniferum cultivar HN1 chromosome 11, ASM357369v1, whole genome shotgun sequence genomic window:
- the LOC113321097 gene encoding BTB/POZ domain-containing protein At3g05675-like, protein MSLLTRVGPVDLNATKNVFLSAVRYATSIDVSSLNFAAELKTSAQEQVEYMLVADEDMSLVVADSEVISEVEMGLSRLLLLFTELLVSVPLESGIISEQDENTALQSLLDIEWMCNMLTKMELMRVFVSSWFNVSCKVLSAIEVEKFDFVMWDVKLKLIEIAGKVLDAVSYGNVILPSASRIALLKIWLPYMRKMKPLLDLKVSEDIGFTHKMDETLCESIEEAMVSLVSALPSNDQAEILSDWMMKAKQLKFPDLSEAFEVWCYRTKSAKRRLLAGFSNVDEATISL, encoded by the coding sequence ATGTCTTTGTTAACTAGAGTTGGACCCGTAGATCTAAATGCCACAAAAAATGTTTTCCTCTCTGCGGTACGTTATGCAACTTCTATTGATGTTTCATCTCTAAATTTTGCGGCTGAACTTAAAACTTCGGCTCAAGAACAAGTGGAATACATGCTAGTTGCAGATGAAGATATGTCATTAGTTGTAGCTGACAGTGAGGTAATATCAGAAGTTGAAATGGGTCTTTCCAGGCTGCTCTTGTTATTCACAGAACTTCTAGTTTCTGTTCCGTTAGAAAGTGGTATTATATCCGAGCAAGATGAAAATACGGCCTTGCAGAGTTTATTGGATATTGAATGGATGTGTAACATGTTAACAAAGATGGAACTAATGAGGGTTTTTGTTTCAAGCTGGTTTAATGTTTCGTGTAAGGTTTTGAGTGCTATTGAAGTCGAGAAATTTGATTTCGTAATGTGGGATGTCAAACTGAAGTTGATAGAGATTGCAGGGAAGGTATTGGATGCAGTCAGTTACGGAAATGTGATTCTTCCGTCTGCTAGTCGGATTGCATTGTTGAAAATATGGCTCCCGTACATGAGAAAAATGAAACCTCTGCTAGATTTAAAGGTTAGTGAAGACATAGGTTTTACGCACAAGATGGATGAAACTTTGTGTGAGAGTATCGAGGAAGCAATGGTATCTCTGGTATCAGCACTGCCATCGAATGATCAAGCAGAAATTCTTTCTGACTGGATGATGAAGGCCAAACAGTTAAAGTTTCCTGACCTGAGTGAGGCCTTTGAAGTTTGGTGTTATAGAACTAAGTCCGCAAAGAGAAGATTGCTGGCAGGTTTCAGTAACGTTGACGAAGCCACAATCAGTCTTTGa